A genomic segment from Bradyrhizobium sp. CB1015 encodes:
- a CDS encoding OpgC domain-containing protein, producing MTIADQVTGSTIAGTAGAKPRASAPAITLPAIGERELRLDLFRGLALWLIFIDHLPPSLLTWFTIRNYGLSDATEIFIFISGYTAAFVYGRAMLESGVLIATARILRRVWQIYVAHVFLFTIFLAEISYVATRFENPLYTEEMGIMDFLKQPDVTIVQALLLRFRPVNMDVLPLYIVLMLALPLILWSMKWRPDVTLGLSVVLYAVTWEYDLYLSAYPNGFWAFNPFAWQLLFVFGAWCALGGARRMSRILASPVTMWIAIAYLVAAFYVTLTWYVPQLSQFMPKRIEQWMYPIDKTDLDVLRFTHFLALAALTVRFLPRDWPALKSRWLRPLILCGQHSLEIFCLGVFLAFAGHFVLAEVSGGPAMHALISLSGILIMWGVAWVISWYKRVADKSGAKTKNAVGNADLAGGG from the coding sequence ATGACCATTGCCGACCAAGTGACGGGATCGACCATCGCAGGAACCGCGGGGGCCAAGCCGCGCGCCAGTGCGCCGGCCATCACGCTGCCCGCCATCGGCGAGCGCGAGCTCCGGCTCGATCTGTTCCGCGGACTCGCGCTATGGCTGATCTTCATCGACCATCTGCCGCCCAGTCTGCTGACCTGGTTCACGATCCGCAATTACGGCCTCAGCGACGCCACCGAGATCTTCATCTTCATCTCCGGCTACACCGCTGCCTTCGTCTATGGCCGGGCCATGCTGGAGAGCGGCGTTCTCATCGCCACCGCGCGCATCCTGCGCCGGGTCTGGCAGATCTACGTCGCCCACGTCTTCCTGTTCACGATCTTTCTCGCCGAGATCTCCTATGTGGCGACCAGGTTCGAGAACCCGCTCTACACCGAAGAGATGGGCATCATGGACTTCCTCAAGCAGCCCGACGTCACCATCGTGCAGGCGCTGCTGCTACGCTTCCGTCCCGTCAACATGGACGTGCTGCCGCTCTACATCGTGCTGATGCTGGCGCTGCCCTTGATCCTGTGGTCGATGAAATGGCGGCCGGACGTCACGCTCGGGCTTTCGGTGGTGCTCTACGCGGTGACCTGGGAGTACGACCTTTACCTGTCGGCTTATCCGAACGGCTTCTGGGCCTTCAATCCTTTTGCCTGGCAATTGCTGTTCGTGTTCGGTGCCTGGTGTGCGCTCGGAGGTGCGCGCCGCATGTCGCGCATCCTGGCCTCGCCCGTGACGATGTGGATCGCGATCGCCTATCTCGTCGCGGCGTTCTACGTGACGCTGACCTGGTACGTGCCGCAGCTGTCCCAGTTCATGCCGAAGCGGATCGAGCAGTGGATGTATCCGATCGACAAGACCGACCTCGACGTGCTGCGCTTCACGCATTTCCTGGCGTTGGCCGCGCTCACCGTCCGCTTCCTGCCCCGGGATTGGCCGGCCTTGAAATCGCGCTGGCTGCGACCATTGATTCTATGTGGCCAGCATTCGCTCGAGATCTTCTGCCTCGGCGTCTTCCTGGCCTTTGCCGGCCATTTCGTCCTCGCCGAAGTCTCGGGCGGGCCGGCCATGCATGCGTTGATTAGCCTCTCCGGAATCCTGATCATGTGGGGGGTTGCCTGGGTCATTTCGTGGTACAAGCGTGTGGCTGACAAGAGCGGTGCGAAAACCAAAAACGCCGTCGGCAACGCCGATCTGGCGGGAGGGGGCTGA
- the apaG gene encoding Co2+/Mg2+ efflux protein ApaG gives MYRAVTRQIEVTVEPNFVPEQSSADRSRYFWSYTIVITNSGEETVQLKTRHWIITDASGRQQEVKGEGVVGEQPILAPGERFEYTSGVPLSTASGFMTGRYQMVSETGERFEIDVPTFSLDSPDSKRVLN, from the coding sequence ATGTACCGCGCCGTGACCCGCCAGATCGAAGTGACCGTCGAGCCGAACTTTGTTCCGGAGCAGTCGTCGGCCGACCGCTCGCGCTACTTCTGGTCCTACACCATCGTCATCACCAATTCGGGCGAGGAGACCGTGCAGCTCAAGACGCGGCATTGGATCATCACCGATGCCTCCGGCCGCCAGCAGGAGGTGAAGGGCGAGGGTGTGGTCGGCGAGCAGCCGATCCTGGCCCCGGGCGAGCGCTTCGAATACACCTCCGGCGTGCCGCTCTCGACCGCCTCCGGCTTCATGACCGGCCGCTACCAGATGGTCAGCGAAACCGGCGAGCGCTTCGAGATCGACGTGCCGACGTTTTCGCTCGACAGCCCGGATAGCAAGCGGGTGTTGAATTAG
- a CDS encoding aspartate aminotransferase family protein: MTNSAAPHLLPVFARADLGFERGEGCWLIATNGDRYLDFTSGVAVNALGHVHPALVNALQEQATKLWHMSNLFQSPDGEKLASRLCNESFADFVFFCNSGAEALEGVIKLVRHHHFSKGHPERYRMITFEGAFHGRTLATLAATGAAKYLEGFGPPMDGFDQVPHGDLDAVKKAIGPHTAGILIEPIQGEGGVRSAPHAFLKALRELCNERGLLLAFDEVQTGMGRTGELFAYKRTGVTPDVMSLAKALGGGFPIGAVLATADAAAGMGPGSHGSTFGGNPLAISAANAVLDVMLKPGFFDHVQKMSLLLKQKLASVIDRHPDVVSEVRGEGLLIGIKAVVPSGDLVAALRAEKLLTVGAGDNVVRFLPPLIVTEAEIEDSVGRLERACTAISSSQTKRAAS; encoded by the coding sequence ATGACTAACAGTGCCGCGCCGCATTTGCTCCCCGTTTTCGCCAGGGCCGACCTCGGTTTCGAGCGCGGCGAAGGCTGCTGGCTGATCGCGACCAACGGTGATCGCTATCTCGATTTCACCTCGGGCGTGGCGGTGAATGCGCTCGGCCATGTCCATCCCGCGCTGGTCAATGCGTTGCAGGAGCAGGCGACCAAGCTCTGGCACATGTCGAACCTGTTCCAGAGCCCTGATGGCGAGAAGCTCGCAAGCCGTCTCTGCAATGAGAGCTTTGCGGACTTCGTGTTCTTCTGCAATTCCGGCGCCGAGGCGCTGGAAGGCGTGATCAAGCTGGTGCGCCACCATCACTTCTCCAAGGGGCATCCGGAACGTTACCGCATGATCACCTTCGAGGGTGCCTTCCATGGCCGCACGCTGGCGACGCTCGCCGCCACCGGGGCTGCGAAATATCTCGAAGGCTTCGGTCCGCCGATGGACGGCTTCGATCAGGTGCCGCATGGCGACCTCGACGCCGTCAAGAAGGCGATCGGTCCGCACACCGCCGGCATTCTCATCGAGCCGATCCAGGGCGAGGGCGGCGTTCGTTCTGCACCTCACGCCTTCCTGAAGGCGCTGCGCGAGCTGTGCAACGAGCGCGGCCTGTTGCTCGCCTTCGACGAGGTGCAGACCGGCATGGGCCGCACCGGCGAGCTCTTTGCCTACAAGCGCACCGGCGTCACGCCGGACGTGATGTCGCTCGCCAAGGCGCTCGGCGGTGGCTTCCCGATCGGCGCGGTGCTGGCGACCGCGGATGCGGCCGCCGGCATGGGGCCCGGTTCGCACGGCTCCACCTTCGGCGGCAATCCGCTCGCGATCTCGGCTGCCAATGCCGTGCTCGACGTCATGCTCAAGCCCGGCTTTTTCGACCACGTGCAGAAAATGTCGCTGCTGCTCAAGCAGAAGCTCGCCTCCGTGATCGATCGTCATCCCGATGTTGTCAGCGAGGTGCGTGGCGAGGGCCTGCTGATCGGCATCAAGGCCGTGGTGCCGTCGGGCGATCTGGTCGCGGCGCTACGCGCCGAAAAGCTGCTCACCGTCGGGGCCGGCGACAATGTCGTGCGCTTCCTGCCGCCCTTGATCGTCACCGAAGCTGAGATCGAGGACAGCGTCGGGCGGTTAGAGCGCGCCTGCACTGCGATCTCGTCCAGCCAGACCAAGCGGGCGGCAAGCTGA
- a CDS encoding 2'-deoxycytidine 5'-triphosphate deaminase, whose product MHLTPDEDPRLTFTVAADANGILPDRMIAAMAEEGLILPAYDFVESQIQPASLDLRLGDIAYRVRASFLPGPGATVAERIDELKLHEFSLADGAVLETNCVYIVPLLESLALPPEIVAAANPKSSTGRLDVFTRVIADGTRRFDMIGAGYHGPLYAEISPKTFPVLVREGSRLSQVRFRTGDAILNADELDALHASERLVDIDDADLSGGVAVSVDLSGEKASGFVGYRAKRHTGVVDVDRRSGYAVEDFWEPISARPDGSLILDPGEFYILASKEAVQVPPDYAAEMVPFDPLVGEFRVHYAGFFDPGFGYAGAGGLGSRAVLEVRSREVPFILEHGQIVGRLVYEKMLARPDAMYGQRIGSNYQAQGLKLSKHFRV is encoded by the coding sequence ATGCATTTGACCCCTGATGAGGACCCCCGGTTGACGTTCACGGTCGCCGCCGACGCCAATGGTATCCTGCCCGACCGCATGATCGCGGCGATGGCGGAAGAGGGACTCATCCTGCCCGCCTACGACTTCGTCGAGAGCCAGATCCAGCCGGCGAGCCTCGATCTGCGCCTCGGCGACATCGCCTATCGCGTCCGTGCCAGCTTCCTCCCCGGGCCCGGTGCCACCGTGGCCGAGCGCATCGACGAGTTGAAGCTGCACGAGTTCAGCCTCGCCGACGGCGCGGTGCTGGAGACCAATTGCGTCTACATCGTGCCGCTGCTCGAGAGCCTGGCGCTGCCGCCGGAGATCGTCGCGGCCGCCAATCCGAAGAGCTCGACCGGCCGGCTCGACGTCTTCACCCGCGTCATCGCCGACGGCACCCGCCGCTTCGACATGATCGGCGCCGGCTATCACGGCCCGCTCTATGCCGAGATCAGTCCGAAGACGTTTCCGGTCTTGGTGCGCGAGGGCTCGCGCCTCAGCCAGGTCCGCTTCCGCACCGGCGATGCCATCCTCAACGCCGACGAGCTCGATGCGCTGCACGCCAGCGAGCGCCTCGTCGACATCGACGATGCGGATCTGTCCGGCGGCGTTGCCGTCTCGGTCGATCTCTCGGGCGAGAAGGCGAGCGGCTTCGTCGGCTATCGCGCCAAGCGCCACACCGGCGTCGTCGATGTCGACCGCCGCTCCGGCTATGCGGTGGAGGATTTCTGGGAGCCGATCTCGGCGCGCCCCGACGGCAGCCTGATCCTCGATCCCGGCGAGTTCTACATCCTTGCCTCCAAGGAAGCGGTGCAGGTGCCGCCCGACTACGCCGCGGAGATGGTGCCGTTCGATCCCCTGGTCGGCGAATTCCGCGTGCATTATGCCGGCTTCTTCGATCCCGGCTTCGGCTATGCCGGCGCCGGCGGGCTAGGATCGCGCGCCGTGCTGGAAGTGCGCTCGCGCGAGGTGCCGTTCATCCTCGAGCACGGCCAGATCGTCGGCCGCCTCGTCTACGAGAAGATGCTGGCCCGCCCCGACGCGATGTACGGCCAGCGCATCGGTTCCAATTACCAGGCACAAGGCCTCAAACTATCGAAGCATTTTCGGGTGTAG
- a CDS encoding O-succinylhomoserine sulfhydrylase produces MSKSSANYRPETRLVHSGTLRSQYGETSEALFLTQGYVYASAEECEARFKGEDPGFIYSRYSNPTIAMFERRMIELEGAEAARSAATGMAAVTTAILAPLKAGDHVVASRALFGSCLYVVQDLLPRYGIETTLVDGLDLDQWQRALRPNTRTFFLESPTNPTLDVLDIPSIAEIAHKGGARLVVDNVFATPIWQSPLALGADVVVYSATKHIDGQGRCLGGIILSSEAFIAEHIHNFMRQTGPSISPFNAWVLLKGLETLGVRVRAQTDTAARIAEVLASHPKISRLVYPGRADHPQAALVKKQMRGGSTLVGFEVKGGKAAAFRVLNELKLAKISNNLGDAKSLVTHPATTTHQRLKPEDRAALGISEGFIRFSAGLEHADDLIEDLTAALEKA; encoded by the coding sequence ATGTCGAAGTCGTCTGCCAACTACCGCCCCGAAACCCGCCTGGTCCATTCCGGCACCCTGCGCTCGCAATATGGCGAGACGTCGGAGGCGCTGTTCCTGACGCAAGGCTATGTCTACGCCAGCGCGGAGGAGTGCGAGGCTCGGTTCAAGGGCGAGGATCCCGGCTTCATCTATTCGCGCTATTCCAACCCGACGATCGCGATGTTCGAGCGCCGCATGATCGAGCTCGAAGGCGCCGAGGCCGCGCGCTCGGCGGCAACCGGCATGGCCGCCGTGACGACCGCGATCCTAGCGCCGCTCAAGGCGGGCGATCACGTGGTCGCCTCCCGCGCGCTGTTCGGCTCGTGCCTCTACGTCGTGCAGGACCTGTTGCCGCGCTACGGCATCGAGACCACGCTGGTCGACGGGCTCGATCTCGACCAGTGGCAGCGCGCGCTCCGGCCGAACACCAGGACGTTCTTCCTGGAGAGCCCGACCAACCCGACGCTGGATGTGCTCGACATCCCCTCGATTGCCGAGATCGCGCACAAGGGTGGCGCGCGGCTCGTCGTCGACAACGTGTTTGCAACGCCGATCTGGCAGAGCCCGCTCGCGCTCGGCGCCGACGTCGTCGTCTACTCCGCGACCAAGCACATCGACGGCCAGGGCCGTTGTCTCGGCGGCATCATCCTGTCCTCGGAAGCCTTCATTGCCGAGCACATCCACAATTTCATGCGCCAGACCGGCCCGTCGATCTCGCCGTTCAATGCCTGGGTGCTGCTCAAGGGCCTGGAGACGCTGGGCGTGCGCGTGCGCGCGCAGACCGACACGGCCGCGCGCATCGCCGAGGTGCTGGCGAGCCATCCGAAGATCTCGCGGCTGGTCTATCCCGGCCGCGCCGATCATCCGCAGGCGGCGCTGGTGAAGAAGCAGATGCGCGGCGGCTCGACGCTGGTCGGCTTCGAGGTCAAGGGCGGCAAGGCGGCGGCGTTCCGCGTGCTCAACGAATTGAAGCTTGCGAAAATCTCCAACAATCTCGGCGACGCCAAGAGCCTCGTCACGCATCCGGCGACCACGACGCATCAGCGCCTGAAGCCGGAAGACCGCGCCGCGCTCGGCATCAGCGAGGGTTTCATTCGCTTCTCCGCGGGGCTCGAGCACGCCGATGACCTGATCGAGGATCTCACCGCGGCGCTGGAGAAGGCGTGA
- a CDS encoding SGNH/GDSL hydrolase family protein: MKAKVLLSLILLCGGLAAPTARAGDAASPAPAACELPSYLLTSESQLPKVADAVKAGKPLDILVIGSRSTTIPSSEGSSYPARMEAILKEKLPPSEMVHVSVEIQSKKTAEETASTFVKLMEAKTPTLVIWQTGTVDAIRSIDPDEFRGAVTDGVVALQKAGADVVLMNLQYSPRTETMISAQPFLDNMRVVAQEHDIPLFDRFAIMRQWNDQGQFDLFSPSRGPELAKQVHDCLGRALAQFVIDAAHLEPAQQQN, translated from the coding sequence ATGAAGGCGAAGGTTCTCCTGAGCCTGATCCTGCTATGTGGTGGCCTCGCCGCGCCCACGGCGCGCGCGGGCGATGCCGCGTCGCCTGCGCCCGCAGCCTGCGAATTGCCGTCCTATTTGCTGACCAGCGAAAGCCAGCTGCCCAAGGTCGCCGACGCGGTCAAGGCCGGCAAACCGCTCGATATCCTGGTCATCGGCAGCCGCTCGACCACGATTCCGTCCTCGGAGGGCAGCTCCTATCCGGCGCGCATGGAGGCAATCCTCAAGGAGAAGCTGCCGCCGTCCGAGATGGTGCACGTCTCCGTAGAAATACAGAGCAAGAAAACGGCAGAGGAGACCGCGTCCACCTTCGTTAAGCTGATGGAAGCAAAAACGCCTACTTTGGTCATCTGGCAGACCGGGACCGTGGATGCTATCCGATCCATCGATCCCGACGAATTTCGTGGCGCGGTGACCGACGGGGTTGTTGCGCTGCAAAAGGCAGGGGCTGATGTCGTCTTGATGAATTTGCAATACAGCCCGCGCACCGAGACCATGATCTCGGCGCAGCCTTTTCTCGATAATATGCGCGTCGTTGCGCAGGAGCACGACATCCCGCTGTTCGATCGTTTCGCGATCATGCGGCAGTGGAATGATCAGGGCCAGTTCGACCTGTTCAGCCCGTCCCGCGGGCCTGAGCTGGCGAAGCAGGTCCATGATTGCCTGGGCCGGGCGTTGGCACAGTTCGTGATTGACGCCGCTCACCTGGAGCCGGCCCAGCAGCAAAATTGA
- a CDS encoding Hsp33 family molecular chaperone translates to MVFQSPDMNTGPEGPVRAPSPVPIDDAALPYEVDALDVRGRLVRLGPALDDILTKHDYPAPVGKLLGEAIVLTTLLGSALKFEGRFILQAQTDGPVSFLVVDYKAPDRLRAYARFDASRLGTARDSATLLGRGHLAMTIDQGPDMSRYQGLVALDGGSLEDAAHEYFLRSEQIPTRVRLAVGEEWRSSDGGKHRWRAGGMLMQFLPKAPERARQADLHPGDAPDGTEVHSVTEDDAWVEARSLIETVEDVELIDPELSGERLLYRLFHERGVRVFNPQVLEARCSCSRDAVAAMLKSFSADDRAAMVKDDKVVVTCEFCSSVYQFTPHEAGAEDA, encoded by the coding sequence ATGGTTTTCCAATCTCCCGACATGAATACCGGGCCTGAAGGCCCGGTTCGCGCGCCATCACCGGTTCCGATCGACGACGCCGCGCTGCCTTACGAGGTCGACGCGCTCGACGTGCGCGGGCGCCTGGTGCGGCTTGGACCTGCGCTGGACGACATCCTCACCAAGCACGATTATCCCGCGCCGGTCGGCAAGCTGCTCGGCGAGGCCATCGTGCTGACGACGCTGCTCGGCTCGGCGCTGAAATTCGAGGGCCGCTTCATTCTTCAGGCCCAGACCGATGGCCCGGTGTCGTTCCTGGTGGTCGATTACAAGGCCCCGGACCGTCTGCGTGCCTATGCGCGCTTTGATGCCTCGCGTTTGGGCACGGCAAGGGATTCCGCCACGCTGCTCGGCCGCGGCCATCTCGCCATGACCATCGATCAGGGTCCCGATATGAGCCGCTACCAGGGCCTGGTCGCGCTCGACGGCGGCAGCCTGGAAGACGCCGCCCATGAATATTTCCTGCGCTCCGAGCAGATCCCGACACGCGTGCGCCTCGCGGTCGGCGAGGAATGGCGCTCGAGCGACGGCGGCAAGCATCGCTGGCGCGCCGGCGGCATGCTGATGCAGTTTCTGCCGAAGGCGCCGGAGCGCGCGCGGCAGGCGGACTTGCATCCCGGCGATGCCCCCGACGGCACCGAGGTGCACAGCGTCACTGAAGACGATGCCTGGGTCGAGGCGCGCTCGCTGATCGAAACGGTCGAAGATGTCGAGCTGATCGATCCCGAGCTCTCCGGCGAGCGGCTGCTCTATCGCCTCTTCCACGAGCGCGGCGTCCGCGTGTTCAATCCGCAGGTGCTCGAGGCGCGGTGCTCCTGCTCGCGCGATGCGGTCGCCGCGATGCTCAAGAGCTTCTCGGCCGACGACCGCGCCGCCATGGTCAAGGACGACAAGGTCGTCGTCACCTGCGAGTTCTGCTCATCGGTGTACCAGTTCACGCCGCACGAGGCGGGCGCGGAGGACGCGTAG
- a CDS encoding SGNH/GDSL hydrolase family protein translates to MSSLRPFCLTSWLAVPAAAALLLLTPASHAQTPAAQPAPAPAQSPDPAPAAPSQTTVAARSSEPRGVTSRAIDKVKEVAKSAADIFSRVPCLPPKGGSKAMGSLPHVASKLVAGQPVVIVAFGSSSTAGFGASSPEFNYPNRLAAQLRRHYPTADITVVNAGVGGEDAPEMMKRLQTQVIDMHPDLVIWQVGTNAVLRNLDPSDTAKLVEDGISRIQAAGGTDIVLVDPQYSPAVNQRKESAGKMIKLLGNVAELRHVGIFPRFEVMRDWHENQSIPVESFVIADGLHMNDWGYACFAQLLGDDIIRSVGQIKLGVNVPADVRTYRPM, encoded by the coding sequence ATGAGTTCTCTCCGCCCTTTTTGCCTGACGTCATGGCTGGCCGTGCCCGCGGCGGCGGCGCTGTTGTTGCTGACGCCCGCCTCGCATGCGCAGACGCCGGCCGCGCAACCTGCCCCCGCACCCGCTCAGTCGCCTGATCCCGCGCCCGCTGCGCCGTCCCAGACCACCGTCGCCGCGAGGTCGTCCGAGCCGCGCGGCGTCACCTCGCGCGCCATCGACAAGGTGAAGGAGGTCGCGAAGTCGGCCGCCGACATCTTCAGCCGCGTGCCTTGCCTGCCGCCGAAGGGCGGCTCCAAGGCGATGGGCTCGCTGCCGCATGTCGCGAGCAAGCTCGTCGCCGGCCAGCCCGTCGTCATCGTCGCGTTCGGCTCCTCGTCGACCGCGGGCTTCGGCGCGAGTTCGCCGGAGTTCAACTACCCCAATCGCCTCGCCGCGCAGCTGCGCCGACACTATCCGACCGCCGACATCACGGTCGTCAATGCCGGCGTCGGCGGCGAGGATGCACCCGAGATGATGAAGCGGCTGCAGACGCAGGTGATCGACATGCATCCGGATCTCGTGATCTGGCAGGTCGGCACCAACGCCGTGCTGCGCAACCTCGATCCCAGTGACACCGCCAAGCTGGTCGAGGACGGCATCAGCCGCATTCAGGCCGCGGGCGGTACCGACATCGTGCTGGTCGATCCGCAATATTCGCCGGCCGTCAACCAGCGCAAGGAGAGCGCCGGCAAGATGATCAAGCTGCTCGGCAACGTCGCCGAGCTTCGTCACGTCGGCATCTTCCCCCGCTTCGAGGTGATGCGCGACTGGCACGAGAACCAGTCGATCCCGGTCGAGAGCTTCGTCATTGCCGACGGCCTGCACATGAACGATTGGGGCTATGCCTGCTTCGCCCAGCTGCTCGGCGACGACATCATCCGCTCCGTCGGCCAGATCAAGCTAGGGGTGAACGTGCCCGCCGATGTGAGAACGTATCGGCCGATGTGA
- a CDS encoding GcrA family cell cycle regulator, translating to MTVLTWSDDRVEQLKKLWEAGLSASQIAAELGNVTRNAVIGKVHRLGLSGRAKSPSSAAPRPRKARPAQHMMRVTRPVARGNTALAQAFEVEVEAEPVTYDNVVPMSQRLSLLELNEATCHWPVGDPSSPDFFFCGGKALSGLPYCAQHSRVAYQPAADRRRAPAKPSTR from the coding sequence ATGACGGTTTTGACCTGGTCCGATGATCGCGTCGAGCAGCTGAAGAAGCTCTGGGAGGCCGGACTTTCGGCCAGCCAGATCGCGGCGGAGCTCGGCAATGTGACCCGCAATGCCGTGATCGGCAAGGTGCACCGGCTCGGCCTGTCCGGCCGCGCCAAGAGCCCATCATCGGCAGCGCCTCGGCCGCGCAAGGCACGGCCCGCGCAGCACATGATGCGGGTGACGCGCCCCGTCGCGCGCGGCAACACCGCGCTGGCGCAGGCCTTCGAGGTCGAGGTGGAAGCCGAGCCGGTTACCTACGACAACGTGGTGCCGATGAGCCAGCGGCTGTCGCTGCTGGAATTGAACGAGGCGACCTGCCACTGGCCGGTCGGCGATCCATCGAGCCCGGATTTCTTCTTCTGCGGCGGCAAGGCGCTTTCGGGCCTGCCCTACTGCGCCCAGCATTCGCGCGTGGCCTATCAGCCCGCAGCGGACCGCCGTCGCGCACCGGCGAAGCCGAGCACGCGGTGA
- the phoB gene encoding phosphate regulon transcriptional regulator PhoB, with protein MGARIMVVEDEEALTELLRYNLEGDGYDVEVVMRGDDADTRLKEHIPDLIVLDWMLPGLSGIELCRRLRTRPETKQLPIIMLTARGEESERVRGLATGADDYIVKPFSVPELLARVKGLLRRASPERLATVLAYGDIELDRDKRRVARSGRPIDLGPTEYRLLEFFLEHPGRVFSREQLLDSVWGRDIYIDERTVDVHIGRLRKLLNLGREQDPIRTVRGAGYALDDRFAKAEQT; from the coding sequence ATGGGCGCACGCATTATGGTGGTTGAGGACGAGGAAGCTCTCACCGAGCTTCTCCGCTACAACCTCGAAGGCGACGGCTATGACGTCGAGGTGGTGATGCGCGGCGACGACGCCGACACCCGCCTCAAGGAGCACATTCCCGATCTGATCGTGCTCGACTGGATGCTGCCGGGCCTGTCGGGCATCGAGCTATGCCGGCGGCTTCGGACCCGCCCCGAGACCAAGCAGCTGCCGATCATCATGCTCACCGCGCGCGGCGAGGAGAGCGAGCGGGTGCGGGGCCTTGCGACCGGCGCCGACGATTACATCGTCAAGCCGTTCTCGGTGCCGGAGCTGCTCGCGCGCGTGAAGGGCCTCTTGCGGCGCGCCAGCCCGGAGCGGCTCGCCACCGTGCTCGCCTATGGCGACATCGAGCTCGACCGCGACAAGCGCCGCGTGGCGCGCTCGGGCCGGCCGATCGATCTCGGCCCGACCGAATATCGCTTGCTGGAGTTCTTCCTGGAGCATCCCGGCCGCGTGTTCTCGCGCGAGCAGCTGCTCGACAGCGTCTGGGGCCGCGACATCTACATCGACGAGCGCACCGTCGACGTCCATATCGGCCGCCTGCGCAAGCTGCTCAATCTCGGCCGCGAGCAGGACCCGATCCGCACCGTCCGCGGCGCCGGCTACGCGCTGGACGATCGCTTCGCGAAGGCGGAGCAGACGTAG
- the argF gene encoding ornithine carbamoyltransferase, whose amino-acid sequence MSKTPNKAPKHFLDINELPLSELKSMLAASSAMKAKQKAQQPVRPLEGKTLAMIFERPSTRTRVSFDVGMRQLGGEAIMLTGAEMQLGRGETIADTARVLSRYVDAIMIRILNHDALLELAANATVPVINGLTRRSHPCQVMADLMTYEEHRGPIEGKTVAWTGDDNNVLASWAHAAERFKFQLNVATPPELAPKKAMRDWIKATGAPIVLGTDPEAAVRGADCVVTDTWVSMGDKEGEHRHNVLKPYQVNAKLMSLAKADALFMHCLPAHRGEEVTDEVIDGPQSVVFDEAENRLHAQKGILAWCFDAVK is encoded by the coding sequence ATGAGCAAGACGCCCAACAAAGCTCCAAAGCACTTCCTGGACATCAACGAGCTGCCGCTCTCGGAGCTCAAGAGCATGCTCGCCGCCTCTTCCGCCATGAAGGCGAAGCAGAAGGCACAGCAGCCGGTCAGGCCGCTCGAGGGCAAGACGCTGGCGATGATCTTCGAGCGTCCCTCCACCCGCACCCGCGTCTCGTTCGACGTCGGCATGCGCCAGCTCGGCGGCGAGGCGATCATGCTCACCGGCGCCGAGATGCAGCTCGGCCGCGGCGAGACCATCGCCGACACCGCGCGTGTGCTGTCGCGCTATGTCGACGCCATCATGATCCGCATCCTCAATCACGATGCGCTGCTGGAGCTTGCGGCCAACGCCACCGTGCCCGTCATCAACGGCCTGACGCGGCGTTCGCATCCCTGCCAGGTGATGGCCGACCTCATGACCTATGAGGAGCATCGCGGCCCGATCGAGGGCAAGACGGTGGCCTGGACCGGCGACGACAACAACGTGCTGGCGTCCTGGGCGCATGCCGCCGAGCGTTTCAAATTCCAGCTCAATGTCGCAACGCCGCCGGAGCTCGCACCGAAAAAGGCCATGCGCGACTGGATCAAGGCGACGGGCGCGCCGATCGTGCTCGGTACCGATCCCGAGGCCGCCGTGCGCGGCGCCGATTGCGTCGTCACCGACACCTGGGTGTCGATGGGCGACAAGGAGGGCGAGCACCGCCACAACGTGCTCAAGCCCTACCAGGTCAATGCCAAGCTGATGTCGCTGGCCAAGGCGGACGCATTGTTCATGCATTGCCTGCCGGCCCATCGCGGCGAGGAGGTCACCGATGAGGTGATCGACGGCCCGCAATCGGTCGTGTTCGACGAGGCCGAAAACCGGCTGCACGCGCAGAAGGGCATTTTGGCCTGGTGCTTCGACGCGGTGAAGTAG